In the genome of Bosea sp. BIWAKO-01, the window GACATCGGCAACAGCTCTGGGGGCAACAGCTCAGGAGGGGATGTCGCGAGGCTGCGACGGGAGGCGTCAAAAGGTCTCAAAGAGGTGCGTGCTTATACGAGTTGCAATGAAGCGCGCAAAGCGGTTAAGCAACGGCCGTGTGTCGGCGCTCCCAGGCTCCGGCCGGAGCGCTGCTATGCCTTGCCTGTCCTGTGGCGAGGCCCAAGGGTTTCGATGCGATGAATATCGAGCTGAACAAGATTGCCGGCGCGGGACTGTCCACGCTGCTCGTGGTGATGGCCCTGAACATGGCCGCCGGCATTGTCTTCGCGCCGCACAAGCCGGCCGTGCCCGGCTTCGATCTGCCGAGCCCGGAGCCGAGCGCCGCTGCTGGCGCGACCGCTGCCGCTCCGGTGGCGGACACGCCGATCGTGGAACGTCTCGCCAAGGCCGACCCGGCCCGCGGCGAAAAGGCTGTCGGCGCCTGCAAGGCCTGCCACACCTTCGAGAAGGGCGGCGCCAACAAGGTCGGCCCGCATCTCTTCGACGTCTATGGTCGCAACAAGGGCTCGATCGACGGCTTCGGCTATTCGGCCGCGATGAAGGGCAAGTCCTCCGAGAAGTGGGAGGCCGAGCAGCTCGACGGCTTCCTGAAGGGTCCGAAGGCCTATATGCCCGGCACCACGATGGCTTTCGCCGGCCTGACCAAGCCCGACACCCGCGCCGACGTGATCGCCTATCTCAACACGCTCGCGGATGCGCCCAAGCCGCTGCCGAAATGAGTCTTGCGTCGATTCGGCGCGCCTGAATGATTGCGAGCCGGGCCCTTGAGCCCGGCTTTTGCTTGCTCGCGCCATGCTCTTGCCCTCACCATGGCAAGGAATCTCCTCTCCACGCTGGTATCGACCTCACGGGTCGACATAATCGGCCAGCGAATCAGTTGCAGGAGGACGAGGCACCATGGCGATGCGCATCACACGCCGCAGGCTGCTCGAAGCCGGCGGAGCAGCACTGGCGAGTGCGAGCCTGCCTGCCCTGCCCGGCCGGGCCTTGGCCGAGACTGGGGAGGTTCATGGCCTCTCGACCTTCGGCGAACTGGCGCTCCCCGCAGATTTTCCGCATTTCGCCTATGTGAACCCGAAGGCTCCGAAGGGCGGCACGATCACGCTGCAGATCAAGCGGGCCGGCGGCAACCAGAACTTCGACACCTTCAACACGCTGAACACCTTCGTGCTCCAGGGCGATGGCGCCGCCGGCATGGATGCGTGCTTCGACAGCCTGATGTCCGGCTCCGGCGACGAGCCGGGCGCGCTCTACGGCTTGCTGGCGAAGAGCGTCGCAATCTCCGGGGACAGGCTGACCTACCGTTTTCGGCTCAGGCCCGAGGCGCGTTTCCATGACGGAAGCCGGGTGACCGCCTCCGATGTCGCCTTCTCCATGAATATCCTGAAGAGCAAGGGACACCCGTCCTACCGCCTGATCCTGAACGAGCTCGTCTCGTCGGTCGCGGAAGGCGACGACATCGTCGTCGTCACGCTTTCGCCGAAGCGCGGTCGCGACCTGCACCTCGTCGTCGCAGGCCTGCCGGTCTTCTCCGCGAAATACTGGTCGACGCGGAACTTCGACGCCTCGACGCTGGAACCACCGCTTGGGTCCGGCCCCTACAAGGTGGGGCGGTTCGAGCAAGGCCGCTTCATCGAGTTCGAGCGGGTTCCCGATTACTGGGGCAAGGACCTGCCGGTGAATGTCGGCGTCAATAATTTCGACCGCACGCGCTGGGAGTATTTCCGCGACCGGCAGGTCGCCTTCGAGGCCTTCAAGAGCGGCATCGTTACCTTCCAGGAGGAATTCACCTCCCGGATCTGGGCGACCGGCTATGACTTCCCGGCGATCAAGGACGGCAAGGTCAAGAAGGAATCCCTGCCCAATACCGAGCCGACCGGCTCGCAGGGCTGGTATTTCAACCTGCGCCGCGATGCCTTCAAGGACCCGCGCATTCGCGAGGCGATCGGGCTCTGCTTCGATTTCGAGTGGACCAACAAGAACATCATGTTCGGCTCCTTTGCCCG includes:
- a CDS encoding cytochrome c family protein, translating into MNIELNKIAGAGLSTLLVVMALNMAAGIVFAPHKPAVPGFDLPSPEPSAAAGATAAAPVADTPIVERLAKADPARGEKAVGACKACHTFEKGGANKVGPHLFDVYGRNKGSIDGFGYSAAMKGKSSEKWEAEQLDGFLKGPKAYMPGTTMAFAGLTKPDTRADVIAYLNTLADAPKPLPK
- a CDS encoding extracellular solute-binding protein; this encodes MRITRRRLLEAGGAALASASLPALPGRALAETGEVHGLSTFGELALPADFPHFAYVNPKAPKGGTITLQIKRAGGNQNFDTFNTLNTFVLQGDGAAGMDACFDSLMSGSGDEPGALYGLLAKSVAISGDRLTYRFRLRPEARFHDGSRVTASDVAFSMNILKSKGHPSYRLILNELVSSVAEGDDIVVVTLSPKRGRDLHLVVAGLPVFSAKYWSTRNFDASTLEPPLGSGPYKVGRFEQGRFIEFERVPDYWGKDLPVNVGVNNFDRTRWEYFRDRQVAFEAFKSGIVTFQEEFTSRIWATGYDFPAIKDGKVKKESLPNTEPTGSQGWYFNLRRDAFKDPRIREAIGLCFDFEWTNKNIMFGSFARMTSFFENSDSKAVGTPSPEELALLEPFRGKVPDEVFGEVYLPPVSDGSGSDRALLRKADDMFRAAGCKREGNVLKLPDGKPLEIEFLDFQASLQPHTQPFQANLKRLGINATSRIVDAAQYQRRLDEFDFDVVSRALTGSAIPSDSMRIVYGSEAAKTRGSRNVAGISDPAIDAMINRIGQADSYKDVVVAAKALDRLLRAGRYWVPMWWNPNEWLAYWDMFDRPATKPKYTSGAPAIWWFDAEKAKRIGKA